In Arthrobacter sp. SLBN-112, a genomic segment contains:
- a CDS encoding TIGR01777 family oxidoreductase — protein sequence MHIVMAGASGLIGTSMSAAFRDAGHSVVTLVRRTPAAASEIRWDPAAGVLDPGALAGADAVVNLAGAGIGDRPWTRRRVEELFSSRLAPTRTLVQAMGQLETPPATFISQSASGYYGDAGNTVLREDAPAGSGTLAQICVEWEREANLAPEGVRVLTPRTGVVFSRSGGALGKLLPLLRLGLGGPFGNGRQFWPWVTLPDVSAAFLFLLESRVKGPVNVAAPEQADVNAIVAALVHALHRPAVLRVPAPVLRTVMPRLAEELLLFSQRMEPAVLSAAGFRWQHGNLDSAARWVAGKDSGN from the coding sequence ATGCATATCGTCATGGCCGGCGCCTCGGGGCTCATCGGCACCTCCATGTCCGCAGCCTTCCGCGATGCCGGCCACTCGGTGGTGACGCTGGTCCGCCGGACGCCCGCCGCCGCGTCCGAAATCAGATGGGATCCGGCGGCTGGCGTCCTGGACCCCGGCGCCCTTGCCGGCGCGGACGCCGTCGTCAACCTGGCCGGAGCCGGCATTGGCGACAGGCCCTGGACGCGGCGGAGGGTCGAGGAACTGTTCAGTTCACGGCTGGCACCCACCCGGACCCTGGTGCAGGCCATGGGTCAGCTGGAAACGCCGCCGGCAACCTTTATCAGCCAATCGGCGTCAGGTTACTACGGCGACGCCGGCAACACGGTCCTGCGCGAGGACGCACCTGCCGGTTCAGGCACCTTGGCACAGATCTGCGTCGAGTGGGAACGGGAAGCCAACCTGGCGCCCGAGGGTGTTCGCGTGCTGACGCCCCGGACCGGGGTGGTGTTCAGCCGTTCCGGCGGGGCACTGGGCAAGCTGCTCCCCCTGTTGCGGCTGGGCCTGGGCGGCCCGTTCGGCAACGGCCGCCAGTTCTGGCCGTGGGTGACGCTTCCGGATGTCTCAGCTGCCTTCCTGTTCCTTCTCGAATCCCGGGTGAAAGGGCCGGTGAACGTGGCGGCACCGGAGCAGGCGGACGTCAACGCGATCGTTGCGGCACTCGTCCATGCCCTCCACCGCCCCGCCGTGCTGCGGGTTCCGGCACCGGTCCTGCGGACGGTGATGCCCAGGCTCGCCGAGGAGCTTCTGCTGTTCAGCCAGCGGATGGAACCTGCGGTCCTGTCGGCAGCCGGCTTCCGGTGGCAGCACGGGAACCTCGACTCTGCCGCCCGCTGGGTCGCAGGGAAGGACAGCGGCAACTGA
- a CDS encoding protein kinase: protein MDVAQAPEVPGYDVGRLLGRGGSADVWLGTEQRTGRAYALKCFRTSGTGVPGPGVREEEVRREIRILSVLDHPHLIRAHDAVRVVAPRTGTALTMDYAAGGSLAQLVASRGRLSVGESVTVLTPIAQALGYLHGQGFTHSDVSPGNVLFTGQGKPMLSDVGVARMLGDPGGALTAGTAGFLDPSPVDAVRAGLQPERDVFSLAALGWYCLTGEVPGRTLDRPPLSLLVPGVPKELAAALEQGLNEDRRLRPTAMALGTAVYRSAAPLPLDLSGAVHPTVLPELLTRRNMPASSKGTALGTKLGSLRRRASTLRWSGPGSRARNRPFPITRAEAASHGKHAAGPVGTQASRIPRQTARVALPAVAVAAGIWWLSASGGAGPWRGEAAPGMPVDSAAHASSVPATSGHDGENGLAGVLGEARQQAAAADPLVAVRGLAALRDYALHTGSVELLSAVNAPGSPAAAADQDIAGQLGASGQRLDGFTTTVSDVTPESGSTQGRAVVRLTSASSGYQAMSAEDEVLAAGAASPAQRLRLVLVSVDGQWRISDILPGG, encoded by the coding sequence ATGGATGTTGCACAAGCGCCAGAGGTTCCGGGCTACGACGTCGGCCGGCTGTTGGGCCGCGGCGGCAGCGCGGACGTGTGGCTGGGCACGGAACAACGTACGGGCAGGGCGTACGCGCTCAAGTGCTTCCGCACCTCAGGTACGGGGGTCCCGGGGCCGGGCGTGCGGGAGGAAGAGGTGCGGAGGGAGATCCGCATTCTTTCGGTCCTGGACCACCCGCACCTCATCAGGGCCCACGACGCCGTGCGTGTGGTGGCGCCGCGGACCGGGACGGCCCTGACCATGGACTATGCCGCCGGTGGCTCGCTGGCGCAGTTGGTGGCTTCCCGGGGCAGGTTGAGCGTGGGGGAGAGCGTTACCGTGCTGACGCCCATTGCGCAGGCCCTGGGCTACCTGCACGGACAAGGGTTTACACACTCGGACGTTTCACCCGGGAACGTACTGTTCACCGGGCAAGGGAAACCGATGCTGTCCGACGTCGGCGTGGCCCGGATGCTCGGCGATCCAGGCGGTGCGTTGACGGCTGGAACCGCCGGCTTCCTTGACCCGTCACCCGTAGATGCCGTCCGCGCGGGGCTTCAGCCCGAGCGTGATGTCTTCTCGCTGGCAGCGCTCGGCTGGTATTGCCTGACGGGCGAAGTGCCCGGCCGTACGCTGGACCGGCCGCCGTTGTCCCTGCTGGTTCCCGGCGTCCCGAAGGAGCTTGCCGCAGCCCTCGAACAGGGGTTGAACGAGGACCGCCGGTTACGGCCCACTGCCATGGCGCTGGGTACTGCCGTCTACCGCAGCGCGGCGCCACTGCCGCTGGACCTCTCGGGTGCCGTCCATCCCACGGTCCTGCCGGAGTTGCTCACCCGCCGAAATATGCCCGCCTCATCGAAGGGTACGGCCCTGGGTACGAAACTCGGGAGCCTGCGCCGGCGGGCCTCAACCTTAAGATGGTCCGGGCCGGGATCGCGGGCACGGAACCGCCCCTTTCCCATCACCCGGGCCGAGGCAGCATCGCACGGAAAACATGCGGCCGGACCAGTCGGGACCCAGGCATCACGAATCCCCCGACAGACGGCCCGGGTCGCCTTGCCGGCAGTGGCCGTGGCGGCGGGAATATGGTGGCTGTCCGCTTCCGGTGGTGCAGGACCCTGGCGCGGCGAGGCTGCACCGGGCATGCCGGTGGACTCCGCTGCCCACGCTTCGTCTGTTCCAGCCACGTCAGGCCATGACGGCGAAAACGGCCTTGCCGGCGTGCTTGGCGAGGCCCGGCAGCAGGCCGCGGCTGCCGACCCCTTGGTGGCTGTGCGGGGGCTGGCAGCGCTGCGCGACTACGCCCTCCATACCGGCAGCGTGGAACTGCTGTCCGCCGTCAACGCGCCCGGTTCGCCCGCCGCCGCGGCGGACCAGGACATTGCCGGGCAACTGGGTGCCTCCGGGCAGCGCCTCGACGGTTTCACCACTACGGTTTCGGACGTCACGCCCGAATCCGGCTCGACGCAGGGCCGTGCCGTGGTCCGTCTGACCTCCGCCTCGTCCGGCTACCAGGCCATGAGTGCGGAGGACGAGGTGCTGGCGGCAGGCGCAGCCAGCCCGGCCCAGCGCCTCAGGTTGGTCCTGGTGTCCGTTGACGGCCAGTGGAGGATCAGCGACATCCTTCCGGGCGGGTGA
- the lipB gene encoding lipoyl(octanoyl) transferase LipB, whose translation MTLEFSQLGLAPDFVDYMEGWEAQRELHDKVVAGVAPSTVLLLEHAAVYTAGKLTEDHERPFDGTPVVSVDRGGKLTWHGPGQLVAYPILKLKNRAGIRDYVERLEDIMITVMADYGINAERIKGRAGVWIKADAKGPDRKIAAIGIRVLNGVTMHGIAINCSNDLAPYGQIIACGITDAGVTTMSLETGQDIRPAHVVDRFVEEFHKHEEALVSSPEGALL comes from the coding sequence ATGACTCTTGAGTTTTCACAGCTGGGTCTTGCCCCCGACTTCGTTGACTACATGGAAGGCTGGGAAGCCCAGCGCGAACTCCATGACAAAGTTGTCGCCGGAGTTGCCCCCAGTACAGTCCTGCTCCTGGAGCACGCAGCCGTCTACACGGCCGGCAAGCTCACCGAGGACCACGAGCGGCCATTTGACGGCACCCCGGTCGTCTCCGTGGACCGCGGCGGCAAACTCACCTGGCACGGCCCCGGGCAATTGGTCGCCTACCCCATCCTGAAGCTAAAGAACCGCGCCGGCATCCGCGACTACGTGGAGCGCCTCGAAGACATCATGATCACGGTCATGGCGGACTACGGCATCAACGCAGAACGCATCAAGGGACGGGCCGGCGTCTGGATCAAGGCAGACGCCAAGGGCCCCGACCGCAAGATTGCCGCTATCGGCATCCGGGTCCTGAACGGCGTCACCATGCACGGCATTGCCATCAACTGCAGCAACGACCTTGCCCCCTATGGCCAGATCATCGCCTGCGGCATCACCGACGCAGGCGTGACCACCATGTCGTTGGAAACAGGACAGGACATCCGTCCGGCCCACGTCGTGGACCGGTTCGTGGAGGAATTCCACAAGCACGAAGAAGCATTGGTTTCGAGCCCTGAAGGAGCTCTACTGTGA